One part of the Anaeromyxobacter sp. Fw109-5 genome encodes these proteins:
- the ispF gene encoding 2-C-methyl-D-erythritol 2,4-cyclodiphosphate synthase — translation MIRDERVAAILAAGGSGVRAGLRKQWLELGGESVLRRAARALVACDAVDELVVVVPSGEEGRGLAEVEGLGRPARAIAGGAARADSVRNGARAAEGCGIVLVHDAARPFATPGLAARVAEAAARDGAALAALPVTDTVKRAAPRDGAPIVEATLDRRALWLAQTPQGFRRALLLEAFEAAGDRAAEATDECALVEALGAPVTLVPGEPGNFKITGPDDVARARSILEAPVAMGVGYDTHRFAEGRRLVLGGVEFEGDGLLGHSDADVCAHAIGDAILGGAGLGDLGRHFPDTDPRWKGVSSLALLREIAAKVAAAGFRVGNCDVTLAARRPKIAPRAEEMRARLAEALGVTPGQVNVKATTGEGMGFVGRGEGIAAHAVALLVRVR, via the coding sequence ATGATCCGCGATGAGCGGGTGGCGGCGATCCTGGCGGCGGGGGGCTCGGGGGTGCGCGCCGGCCTGAGGAAGCAGTGGCTCGAGCTCGGGGGTGAGAGCGTCCTGCGGCGGGCGGCGCGCGCGCTCGTCGCCTGCGACGCCGTGGACGAGCTCGTGGTGGTGGTCCCGTCGGGTGAGGAGGGCCGCGGCCTCGCTGAGGTGGAGGGGCTCGGTCGACCGGCGCGGGCGATCGCGGGCGGCGCGGCGCGCGCCGACTCCGTGCGGAACGGCGCGCGCGCGGCGGAGGGCTGCGGGATCGTGCTCGTGCACGACGCGGCCCGCCCGTTCGCGACGCCGGGCCTGGCGGCGCGCGTGGCCGAGGCGGCGGCGCGCGACGGCGCGGCCCTCGCGGCGCTGCCGGTGACGGACACGGTGAAGCGCGCCGCGCCGCGTGACGGTGCGCCGATCGTGGAGGCCACGCTCGATCGGCGCGCGCTGTGGCTGGCGCAGACGCCGCAGGGCTTCCGGCGCGCCCTCCTCCTCGAGGCCTTCGAGGCGGCGGGGGACCGCGCCGCGGAGGCGACCGACGAGTGCGCCCTCGTCGAGGCGCTCGGCGCGCCCGTCACCCTCGTCCCGGGCGAGCCCGGCAACTTCAAGATCACGGGGCCCGACGACGTGGCGCGCGCCCGGTCCATCCTCGAGGCCCCGGTGGCGATGGGCGTCGGCTACGACACCCACCGCTTCGCGGAGGGGCGCCGGCTGGTGCTCGGGGGCGTCGAGTTCGAGGGCGACGGTCTCCTCGGCCACTCCGACGCGGACGTCTGCGCGCACGCCATCGGCGACGCCATCCTCGGCGGCGCCGGCCTCGGCGACCTCGGCCGGCACTTCCCGGACACGGACCCGCGCTGGAAGGGGGTCTCTTCGCTCGCCCTGCTGCGCGAGATCGCCGCGAAGGTTGCGGCGGCCGGCTTCCGGGTGGGCAACTGCGACGTGACGCTCGCCGCGCGCCGGCCGAAGATCGCGCCGCGCGCGGAGGAGATGCGGGCGCGCCTCGCCGAGGCGCTCGGCGTCACGCCGGGGCAGGTCAACGTGAAGGCCACCACGGGCGAGGGGATGGGGTTCGTCGGGCGCGGCGAGGGGATCGCCGCGCACGCCGTCGCGCTCCTCGTCAGAGTGCGGTAG
- a CDS encoding CarD family transcriptional regulator, giving the protein MAPNFKVGDKAVYPGQGVGEVMGIEHKEVAGQRQSFYVLRILENGMKIMIPMNKVGSVGLREIIGEKDVRRVYTILREKEVSVDSTTWNRRYREYMDKIKTGSVFEIAEVLRDLYLLRSDKDLSFGERKMLDTARSLLIKELAIAKECGEDDVEDDLKKIFNC; this is encoded by the coding sequence ATGGCCCCGAATTTCAAGGTCGGGGACAAGGCGGTTTATCCCGGCCAGGGGGTCGGCGAGGTCATGGGAATCGAGCACAAGGAGGTCGCCGGCCAGCGGCAGTCCTTCTACGTGCTCCGCATCCTCGAGAACGGGATGAAGATCATGATCCCGATGAACAAGGTGGGCTCCGTCGGTCTCCGCGAGATCATCGGCGAGAAGGACGTCCGCAGGGTCTACACGATCCTCCGCGAGAAGGAGGTCTCGGTCGACTCGACCACCTGGAACCGCCGCTACCGGGAGTACATGGACAAGATCAAGACCGGCAGCGTGTTCGAGATCGCCGAGGTGCTGCGCGATCTCTACCTGCTCCGGTCGGACAAGGACCTGTCCTTCGGAGAGCGGAAGATGCTCGACACCGCACGGTCGCTCCTCATCAAGGAGCTCGCGATCGCGAAGGAGTGCGGCGAGGACGACGTCGAGGACGACCTGAAGAAGATCTTCAACTGTTGA
- a CDS encoding DNA internalization-related competence protein ComEC/Rec2: MSVPRPFVAPALALVAGIALGLHGVRLPRGVAAAGLLLGASPPLAPAAFAVTGWWATERSLAAAKERRLRGDVSPPLARPPLEPAGAALAGRIASVPDPLGDRVRFRLRSAAGGAVEVLAPRAPWPLGLGDEVLLRATLRQPPGARNPGGRDVRARLAASGIAHQALATTPAVRMRPARAPSWLERGRERLAEAARALPAREAGVVRAIGAGDRGGLDPETSASFARSGLAHVLAVSGMHLVLVAFGLERFLRALLLRVDALASRADPRRVAAAVAVPATLVYAVATGAGPPVLRAAVAAAVVLAGTALDREPDAANTLALAALVLLAADPGGALDVSLQLSFAAVGGLVAWAGPIRRALPLARPPPRSWRARILEPLVAGACASGAASLAAAPVLAFHFRQLPTLGLLANVAAVPIGSALTIAATLAAVAAAAAPALGAALLVAARPLASALLAVSDAAAAPRLATIGVGTPGLAGVAGFYVAAVLATRARRGLRRLAWAAAAACLVAPAHLRATAASARGGLEILFISVGQGDAALLRLPDGSAVLVDAGGAPDGGADPGARDVVPLLRDLGVRRLAAAFLSHAHPDHVLGLAAVAEAFPIDVVFSNGAPGEGEAARVLAPLSPIALAPGDGWARAGVRFDALGGVRDGLGENDASLVLRVSYGDTALLFTGDVEAPGEAAAVARGGLDADVVKVPHHGSRTSSSEAFTRAVHPGLAIVSVGRDNRFGFPHAEAVTRWQSAGATVLRTDEGAIRLLSDGRQVRRVPASATLDPLAILRERP, encoded by the coding sequence GTGAGCGTCCCGCGCCCCTTCGTCGCGCCTGCGCTGGCGCTCGTCGCAGGGATCGCGCTCGGCCTGCACGGCGTCCGCCTCCCGCGCGGGGTGGCCGCCGCGGGCCTGCTGCTGGGCGCATCCCCGCCGCTCGCCCCGGCGGCCTTTGCCGTGACCGGATGGTGGGCCACCGAGCGGTCGCTCGCCGCCGCGAAGGAGCGGCGCCTCCGCGGCGACGTCTCGCCGCCGCTGGCTCGCCCGCCCCTCGAGCCCGCAGGCGCGGCGCTGGCGGGCCGGATCGCCTCGGTGCCCGACCCGCTGGGCGATCGCGTCCGCTTTCGCCTACGGAGCGCGGCTGGCGGCGCGGTGGAGGTGCTCGCGCCGCGCGCCCCGTGGCCGCTCGGCCTCGGCGACGAGGTCCTCCTCCGCGCGACGCTCCGGCAGCCGCCGGGCGCGCGGAACCCCGGCGGACGCGACGTGCGCGCCCGGCTCGCGGCGAGCGGCATCGCGCACCAGGCGCTCGCCACTACCCCAGCCGTCCGGATGCGGCCTGCGCGGGCCCCGAGCTGGCTCGAGCGCGGCCGCGAGCGGCTGGCCGAGGCCGCGCGCGCCCTCCCCGCGCGCGAGGCCGGCGTCGTGCGCGCGATCGGCGCGGGCGACCGCGGCGGCCTGGATCCGGAGACCAGCGCGTCCTTCGCGCGCAGCGGCCTCGCGCACGTCCTCGCCGTCTCCGGGATGCACCTCGTGCTCGTGGCCTTCGGCCTCGAGCGGTTCCTGCGGGCCCTCCTCCTCCGCGTGGACGCGCTGGCCTCCCGGGCCGATCCGCGCCGGGTGGCCGCCGCCGTCGCCGTCCCGGCCACCCTCGTCTACGCCGTCGCGACCGGGGCGGGTCCGCCCGTGCTGCGCGCGGCCGTCGCGGCCGCCGTCGTGCTGGCGGGGACCGCGCTCGATCGCGAGCCCGACGCCGCCAACACGCTCGCCCTGGCCGCGCTGGTCCTGCTCGCCGCGGATCCCGGCGGCGCCCTCGACGTCTCGCTCCAGCTCTCGTTCGCGGCGGTGGGCGGCCTCGTCGCGTGGGCGGGGCCGATCCGCCGCGCCCTTCCGCTCGCCCGGCCTCCGCCCCGCAGCTGGCGCGCGCGCATCCTGGAGCCGCTCGTCGCCGGGGCTTGCGCGAGCGGCGCCGCCTCGCTCGCGGCGGCGCCGGTCCTCGCGTTCCATTTCCGGCAGCTCCCCACGCTCGGCCTGCTCGCCAACGTCGCCGCCGTGCCCATCGGCTCGGCCCTGACGATCGCGGCCACCCTCGCCGCGGTCGCGGCCGCCGCCGCGCCTGCGCTCGGGGCTGCCCTGCTCGTCGCGGCGCGCCCGCTCGCGAGCGCCCTGCTCGCCGTGTCGGACGCGGCGGCGGCGCCCCGCCTGGCGACGATCGGCGTCGGCACGCCCGGCCTCGCCGGCGTGGCCGGCTTCTACGTCGCGGCCGTCCTCGCCACGCGCGCGCGCCGCGGCCTGCGGCGCCTCGCGTGGGCGGCGGCCGCCGCTTGCCTCGTCGCGCCCGCCCACCTCCGCGCGACCGCGGCCTCGGCGCGCGGGGGGCTCGAGATCCTGTTCATCTCCGTGGGCCAGGGCGACGCCGCGCTGCTCCGCCTCCCCGACGGAAGCGCGGTGCTCGTCGACGCCGGCGGCGCCCCAGACGGCGGCGCCGACCCGGGGGCGCGCGACGTCGTTCCGCTCCTCCGCGATCTCGGCGTGCGCCGTCTCGCGGCGGCGTTCCTGTCCCACGCGCACCCCGACCACGTGCTCGGCCTCGCCGCGGTGGCCGAGGCGTTCCCCATCGACGTCGTGTTCTCGAACGGAGCGCCGGGCGAGGGCGAGGCCGCCCGCGTGCTCGCCCCCCTCTCACCGATCGCGCTCGCGCCGGGGGACGGCTGGGCGCGGGCAGGCGTACGCTTCGACGCGCTCGGCGGGGTCCGCGACGGCCTCGGCGAGAACGACGCGTCGCTCGTGCTGCGCGTCTCCTACGGCGACACGGCGCTCCTGTTCACCGGTGACGTCGAGGCGCCCGGCGAGGCGGCGGCGGTCGCTCGCGGCGGGCTCGACGCCGACGTGGTGAAGGTGCCGCATCACGGCAGCCGGACCTCCTCGAGCGAGGCGTTCACCCGCGCGGTGCATCCCGGCCTGGCGATCGTGAGCGTGGGCCGCGACAACCGCTTCGGCTTCCCCCATGCCGAGGCGGTCACGCGATGGCAGTCGGCTGGCGCGACGGTGCTCCGGACCGACGAAGGGGCGATCCGCCTGCTCTCGGATGGACGCCAGGTCCGGCGCGTGCCCGCTTCGGCCACCCTCGACCCCCTGGCGATCCTCCGCGAGCGCCCCTAG
- a CDS encoding FHA domain-containing protein yields the protein MRHAILLERAGVETEERELLSAVTAGGSRADLLPLPGAPAAAVRLQPCAAGVIAEARAIGVRAAGRPLLPGARRLLRPGEGVEVGGSRIRLAPASVAERTCLAAAALLRDAAASPEAPVAGPHLLVLTGTSAGTRYPLVADQVLGRGRSATIRLADPLASRRHARLRLEAGGASVEDLGSKNGLRVNGVAVERRPWPLRDGDEIAVGETILTLVDASAREPAPSLADPGDDPSTAIASLNHAAAAALLGLCAAALALAS from the coding sequence GTGCGACACGCGATCCTCCTCGAGCGGGCGGGCGTCGAGACCGAGGAGCGCGAGCTCCTCTCCGCGGTGACGGCGGGGGGCTCGCGGGCCGATCTCCTCCCCCTCCCTGGCGCTCCCGCCGCGGCCGTCCGGCTGCAGCCCTGCGCAGCGGGAGTGATCGCCGAGGCGCGCGCCATCGGCGTCCGGGCCGCGGGGCGCCCGCTGCTCCCGGGCGCGCGGAGGCTCCTGCGCCCCGGGGAGGGAGTCGAGGTCGGCGGGAGCCGTATCCGCCTCGCACCAGCCTCGGTGGCGGAACGCACCTGCCTCGCCGCGGCCGCGCTCCTCCGGGACGCGGCGGCGAGCCCGGAGGCGCCCGTCGCCGGACCGCACCTCCTCGTGCTCACGGGCACGAGCGCTGGGACGCGGTACCCGCTCGTCGCGGACCAGGTCCTCGGCCGAGGACGATCGGCCACCATCCGGCTCGCCGATCCGCTGGCGTCGCGCCGTCACGCGCGGCTCCGCCTCGAGGCGGGCGGGGCCTCGGTGGAGGACCTCGGGTCCAAGAACGGTCTGCGGGTGAACGGGGTCGCGGTCGAGCGCCGCCCCTGGCCGCTCCGCGACGGCGACGAGATCGCCGTCGGCGAGACGATCCTCACCCTCGTGGACGCTTCGGCGCGGGAGCCCGCGCCTTCGCTCGCCGACCCCGGGGACGATCCGTCCACGGCGATCGCCTCGCTCAACCACGCCGCAGCCGCGGCGCTCCTCGGCTTGTGCGCCGCGGCGCTCGCCCTCGCCTCGTGA
- a CDS encoding tetratricopeptide repeat protein — MRALALAVALHASPALAQAAQPDAAAAPAAPAASGAPEAAHPERSGSATAETRSRGAATATATPAGSPEAAHPERSDSATAEARSRGTSPTATPAGSPEAGPSAAVAEKLAQGDRAFGAGDFRGALFAYQDAVYLQPGYAFARVKLGRAYLALRYPAQAIAQAELVLAADPADEEARRLSDDARAPRSVATGPAVPPVPSAPSPGVAPPSPGAAAPAGAAAAAAPSIPAGATVVVVMPAGSAPALALPSAAAAPAPSTSASPQPRMYRLPPEGAGAPAPAASAPGALPSAGQRYRSALDLVARRDYAGAIALLNEAIALEPRLAVAYTARASARFGLGRFREAADDYKAALGLDPALATPLYGLGECYRLLGDPLAAELYARYAASRASDVREDLRVIARDRAEDLSRR; from the coding sequence ATGCGCGCCCTCGCCCTCGCCGTCGCCCTCCACGCTTCCCCCGCGCTCGCGCAGGCGGCGCAGCCGGATGCCGCTGCCGCGCCGGCGGCCCCGGCCGCGAGCGGAGCTCCCGAGGCCGCTCACCCCGAGCGTAGCGGCTCCGCGACAGCGGAGACGCGGAGTCGAGGGGCCGCGACCGCGACCGCGACCCCTGCCGGATCTCCTGAGGCCGCTCATCCCGAGCGTAGCGACTCCGCGACAGCGGAGGCGCGGAGTCGAGGGACGAGCCCGACCGCGACCCCGGCCGGATCTCCTGAGGCCGGTCCCTCCGCCGCTGTCGCGGAGAAGCTCGCGCAAGGGGATCGCGCCTTCGGGGCCGGAGACTTCCGCGGCGCGCTCTTCGCGTACCAGGACGCGGTCTACCTCCAGCCCGGCTACGCGTTCGCACGCGTGAAGCTCGGTCGCGCCTACCTCGCGCTCCGCTACCCCGCGCAGGCCATCGCCCAGGCGGAGCTCGTGCTCGCCGCGGATCCTGCCGACGAGGAGGCGCGCCGCCTGAGCGACGACGCGCGGGCGCCGAGGTCCGTCGCGACGGGGCCCGCCGTTCCGCCCGTGCCCTCGGCTCCGTCCCCGGGCGTCGCGCCGCCCTCTCCAGGTGCCGCGGCTCCCGCTGGGGCCGCGGCCGCGGCGGCGCCGTCCATCCCGGCCGGCGCGACGGTGGTCGTGGTCATGCCCGCGGGCTCCGCGCCCGCCCTCGCGCTCCCCAGCGCCGCGGCGGCTCCGGCCCCCTCCACGTCCGCGAGCCCTCAGCCGCGCATGTACCGGCTGCCGCCGGAAGGAGCCGGGGCCCCCGCACCCGCGGCGAGCGCGCCGGGCGCGCTGCCGTCCGCCGGCCAGAGATACCGGAGCGCGCTCGACCTGGTGGCCCGCCGCGATTACGCCGGGGCGATCGCGCTGCTGAACGAGGCGATCGCGCTGGAGCCGCGACTCGCGGTCGCCTACACGGCGCGCGCGAGCGCCCGGTTCGGGCTCGGCCGTTTCCGCGAGGCCGCCGACGACTACAAGGCGGCGCTCGGCCTCGACCCCGCGCTCGCCACGCCGCTGTACGGCCTCGGCGAGTGCTACAGGCTCCTGGGCGATCCCCTCGCCGCCGAGCTGTACGCACGGTACGCGGCGAGCCGCGCCTCCGACGTGCGCGAGGATCTCCGGGTCATCGCGCGCGATCGTGCGGAGGACCTCTCGCGCCGCTGA
- a CDS encoding adenylosuccinate synthase, producing MPNVVVVGAQWGDEGKGKIVDLLTEHADVVVRFQGGNNAGHTLVVNGEKTVLHLIPAGILHPGKSCVIGNGVVFDPEVFVMEVDRLKSRNALADDSQLVVSLDAHVIMPWHKAIDIAREQAMGAGKIGTTGRGIGPTYEDKVARRGLRIRDLLDAARLERKVKERLPAAREELSRLGATPELDEAAIVARYSELGRRVARYAADVSLWLHRALQNGKQLLFEGAQGTMLDVDHGTYPFVTSSNTVAGNAVVGCGLGPTAVDYVLGISKAYSTRVGGGPYPSELKDETGERLRKIGGEFGATTGRPRRTGWLDALALRYAARVNGLHGIAMTKLDVLAGFETVKIAVGYRVDGKVLDEMPSDPELLERAEAVYEELPGWTEKLEDLRSWDDLPPRARAYVKRVEQLVGVPVVGLSVGADRGQTILLENPFRA from the coding sequence ATGCCGAACGTGGTCGTCGTCGGAGCCCAATGGGGCGACGAGGGCAAGGGAAAGATCGTCGATCTCCTCACGGAGCACGCGGACGTCGTGGTCCGCTTCCAGGGCGGCAACAACGCCGGCCATACGCTGGTGGTGAACGGCGAGAAGACCGTCCTCCACCTCATCCCCGCCGGGATCCTCCACCCCGGCAAGTCGTGCGTCATCGGGAACGGCGTCGTGTTCGATCCCGAGGTGTTCGTCATGGAGGTGGACCGGCTGAAGTCCCGCAACGCCCTCGCCGACGACTCCCAGCTCGTGGTGTCGCTCGACGCGCACGTGATCATGCCGTGGCACAAGGCGATCGACATCGCGCGCGAGCAGGCGATGGGGGCCGGCAAGATCGGCACCACCGGCCGCGGCATCGGGCCGACCTACGAGGACAAGGTCGCCCGGCGCGGCCTGCGCATCCGCGACCTCCTCGACGCCGCCCGCCTCGAGCGGAAGGTGAAGGAGCGCCTCCCGGCCGCGCGCGAGGAGCTGAGCCGCCTGGGCGCGACGCCCGAGCTCGACGAGGCGGCCATCGTGGCCCGGTACTCGGAGCTGGGACGCCGCGTGGCCCGCTACGCGGCCGACGTGTCCCTCTGGCTCCACCGCGCCCTCCAGAACGGCAAGCAGCTGCTGTTCGAGGGCGCGCAGGGGACGATGCTGGACGTCGACCACGGCACGTACCCGTTCGTCACGAGCTCCAACACCGTGGCGGGGAACGCGGTGGTCGGCTGCGGCCTCGGCCCCACCGCCGTCGACTACGTGCTCGGCATCTCGAAGGCGTACTCGACGCGGGTCGGCGGGGGGCCGTACCCCAGCGAGCTCAAGGACGAGACCGGCGAACGGCTCCGCAAGATCGGCGGCGAGTTCGGCGCGACCACCGGGCGGCCCCGCCGCACGGGCTGGCTGGACGCGCTGGCGCTGCGCTACGCGGCCCGCGTCAACGGCCTGCACGGCATCGCGATGACGAAGCTCGACGTGCTCGCCGGGTTCGAGACCGTGAAGATCGCGGTCGGCTATCGCGTCGACGGCAAGGTGCTCGACGAGATGCCCTCCGATCCCGAGCTGCTCGAGCGCGCCGAGGCGGTGTACGAGGAGCTCCCCGGCTGGACCGAGAAGCTCGAAGACCTCCGCAGCTGGGACGACCTGCCGCCTCGCGCGCGCGCCTATGTGAAGCGCGTCGAGCAGCTCGTGGGCGTCCCCGTGGTCGGGCTCTCGGTGGGCGCGGATCGCGGGCAGACGATCCTGCTCGAGAACCCGTTCCGCGCGTAG
- the hisZ gene encoding ATP phosphoribosyltransferase regulatory subunit translates to MLDLSLPSGLRDLLPDHSAHLAELSAKLQEVFSQFGYRRLFLPTLERLDVVERGLSAAALADVMKFVEPGSGEVVAIRPDITPQIARLYAARPDALPSPARLCYDGPVLRAREARAGRPREVYQAGVELLGAGGASADAEALVVLARALERVGLGSAVVEVGHARFAHAVIDAAGLAPKARGAAWDALSRKDEGALAALARRARGSAGARAALPELATLYGDGALARARALARQVPGAAAALGEVEAALRLARRRGVEAVSVDLGETRGLGYYTGVTFAGYAPGAGSAVAAGGRYDELLARFGRPGPAIGFAVDLEFATQALERANGRAKRPARPRRSPPRPR, encoded by the coding sequence ATGCTCGATCTCTCGCTCCCGTCCGGCCTGCGCGATCTCCTCCCGGATCACTCCGCCCACCTCGCCGAGCTGTCCGCGAAGCTGCAGGAGGTGTTCTCGCAGTTCGGGTACCGGCGGCTGTTCCTGCCGACGCTCGAGCGGCTCGACGTCGTGGAGCGCGGCCTGTCGGCCGCGGCGCTCGCCGACGTGATGAAGTTCGTGGAGCCGGGCTCGGGCGAGGTCGTGGCGATCCGGCCCGACATCACCCCGCAGATCGCGCGCCTCTACGCGGCGCGCCCCGACGCCCTGCCGTCCCCGGCGCGGCTCTGCTACGACGGCCCGGTGCTGCGCGCCCGCGAGGCCCGGGCCGGCCGGCCGCGCGAGGTCTACCAGGCCGGCGTCGAGCTGCTGGGCGCGGGCGGCGCGTCGGCGGACGCCGAGGCGCTCGTCGTGCTGGCCCGGGCCCTGGAGCGCGTCGGGCTGGGCTCGGCGGTGGTCGAGGTCGGGCACGCGCGGTTCGCCCACGCCGTCATCGACGCGGCGGGTCTCGCCCCGAAGGCCCGCGGCGCCGCCTGGGACGCGCTCTCGCGCAAGGACGAGGGGGCGCTCGCCGCCCTCGCGCGGAGGGCGCGCGGCTCCGCCGGCGCCCGCGCCGCGCTCCCGGAGCTCGCGACGCTGTACGGCGACGGCGCCCTCGCGCGGGCCAGGGCGCTCGCCCGACAGGTGCCTGGCGCCGCCGCGGCCCTCGGCGAGGTCGAGGCGGCGCTGAGGCTCGCCCGCCGGCGCGGCGTGGAGGCGGTGTCGGTGGACCTCGGCGAGACCCGCGGGCTCGGGTACTACACCGGCGTGACCTTCGCCGGCTACGCGCCCGGCGCCGGCAGCGCCGTCGCCGCCGGCGGCCGCTACGACGAGCTGCTCGCGCGCTTCGGCCGGCCCGGCCCCGCCATCGGCTTCGCGGTCGACCTGGAGTTCGCCACCCAGGCGCTGGAGCGCGCGAACGGTCGGGCGAAGCGCCCCGCGCGCCCGCGCCGCAGCCCTCCGCGTCCGCGCTAG
- the serA gene encoding phosphoglycerate dehydrogenase: MVARVLVSDDLSPEAVRILQEAGLEVDVKVGLKPDQLERIVGDYDGLAVRSATKVTAQLLDKAARLKVIGRAGVGVDNVDLAAATRRGVVVMNTPGGSSITVAELALSMILALSRHVAAATGSVKAGKWEKKRFQGHELAGRTLGVVGIGNIGSVLVARAVALGMRVVAFDPFISAEAAAKLGASLVDLDTLWREADVVSIHVPLTDKTRHLVDATALGKMKKGALLVNCARGGIVDERALADALRSGQLGGAGLDVFEQEPPPADHPLYGLENVILTPHIGASTEEAQSAVAVAVAEQLADYLVRGVVRNAVNAPGLPPEVMEQLAPYLPLAQKLGALAAQLAPQGPSEVTIEVAGELAAVPIRPLAARTLVGMLGPVLDTPVNEVSAPAIARERGLVVREVRSAELHDYASLVTVTVRGAVGQAEVAGTVYGKREARVVRVNAFRVEAVPDGNVLLCENDDAPGVVGNLGTTLAAAGVNIAQISLSRLEDRSGAFAFLNVDSPPSAELLEKVRKLPHVRSARAIVL, translated from the coding sequence ATGGTGGCGCGCGTACTCGTGTCGGACGACCTGTCGCCGGAGGCGGTGCGGATCCTCCAGGAGGCCGGGCTCGAGGTGGACGTGAAGGTCGGGCTGAAGCCCGACCAGCTCGAGCGGATCGTCGGCGACTACGACGGCCTCGCCGTCCGCAGCGCGACGAAGGTCACCGCTCAGCTGCTCGACAAGGCGGCGCGGCTGAAGGTGATCGGGCGCGCCGGGGTGGGGGTCGACAACGTCGACCTCGCCGCGGCCACGCGCCGTGGCGTCGTCGTGATGAACACGCCCGGCGGCTCGTCCATCACCGTGGCGGAGCTCGCGCTCTCCATGATCCTCGCGCTCTCCCGCCACGTCGCCGCGGCGACGGGGAGCGTCAAGGCGGGCAAGTGGGAGAAGAAGCGGTTCCAGGGACACGAGCTCGCCGGCAGGACGCTGGGGGTCGTCGGCATCGGGAACATCGGCTCGGTGCTGGTCGCGCGCGCCGTCGCGCTGGGGATGCGCGTCGTCGCCTTCGACCCGTTCATCTCCGCGGAGGCCGCCGCGAAGCTCGGCGCGAGCCTCGTGGATCTCGACACGCTCTGGCGCGAGGCCGACGTCGTCTCCATCCACGTGCCGCTCACGGACAAGACCCGCCACCTCGTGGACGCGACCGCCCTCGGCAAGATGAAGAAGGGCGCCCTCCTCGTGAACTGCGCCCGGGGCGGGATCGTGGACGAGCGCGCCCTCGCGGACGCGCTGCGCTCGGGGCAGCTCGGGGGCGCCGGGCTCGACGTGTTCGAGCAGGAGCCGCCGCCCGCGGACCACCCGCTGTACGGGCTCGAGAACGTCATCCTGACGCCGCACATCGGCGCCTCGACCGAGGAGGCGCAGTCGGCCGTCGCCGTGGCGGTCGCCGAGCAGCTCGCCGACTACCTCGTGCGCGGCGTCGTGCGCAACGCGGTGAACGCGCCGGGGCTGCCGCCGGAGGTGATGGAGCAGCTCGCGCCGTACCTGCCCCTCGCGCAGAAGCTCGGCGCGCTGGCGGCGCAGCTCGCGCCGCAGGGGCCGAGCGAGGTGACCATCGAGGTGGCCGGGGAGCTGGCGGCGGTGCCCATCCGCCCGCTCGCGGCGCGCACGCTCGTCGGGATGCTCGGGCCGGTCCTCGACACTCCGGTGAACGAGGTGAGCGCGCCGGCCATCGCCCGCGAGCGAGGCCTGGTGGTGCGCGAGGTCCGCTCCGCCGAGCTCCACGACTACGCGAGCCTCGTCACCGTGACCGTGCGCGGCGCGGTCGGCCAGGCGGAGGTCGCCGGGACCGTGTACGGGAAGCGCGAGGCGCGGGTGGTGCGCGTGAACGCGTTCCGCGTCGAGGCCGTCCCGGACGGGAACGTGCTCCTCTGCGAGAACGACGACGCGCCGGGGGTGGTGGGGAACCTCGGGACGACGCTCGCCGCGGCGGGCGTGAACATCGCGCAGATCTCGCTCTCGCGCCTGGAGGACCGCTCGGGCGCGTTCGCCTTCCTGAACGTCGACTCGCCGCCCTCGGCCGAGCTCCTGGAGAAGGTGCGCAAGCTGCCGCACGTCCGCTCCGCGCGGGCGATCGTCCTGTGA
- a CDS encoding TetR/AcrR family transcriptional regulator yields MSRARTPPARNVEGTEPEKRRAILHAAVRVFAEKGYHGCRIADVARSADVAYGLVYHYFRNKEELLESVFAEQWTILINAIRAIDEGPGTASDKVAAIFGFVFDVYKTAPAAVRVLILEVTRTPQGLRAGSTRETFDRAVHLVADVVRQGQQRGEFRSDLDPLIAAAGLLGALELAMTGMVIGIVPAGDESAVDRTRREIVELVCGGLRRR; encoded by the coding sequence GTGAGCCGGGCCCGCACGCCACCTGCGAGGAACGTCGAAGGCACCGAGCCCGAGAAGCGGCGCGCCATCCTTCACGCGGCCGTCCGCGTGTTCGCGGAGAAGGGCTATCACGGCTGTCGCATCGCCGACGTCGCACGGTCTGCGGACGTCGCGTACGGCCTCGTGTACCACTACTTCCGGAACAAGGAAGAGCTGCTCGAGAGCGTGTTCGCCGAGCAGTGGACCATCCTCATCAACGCGATCCGCGCCATCGACGAGGGTCCCGGCACGGCGAGCGACAAGGTCGCGGCGATCTTCGGGTTCGTGTTCGACGTGTACAAGACGGCGCCCGCCGCCGTGCGCGTCCTCATCCTGGAGGTGACGCGGACGCCGCAGGGGCTGCGCGCGGGCTCCACCCGCGAGACGTTCGACCGGGCGGTCCACCTCGTCGCCGACGTGGTCCGCCAGGGGCAGCAGCGTGGCGAGTTCCGGTCCGATCTGGACCCGCTGATCGCGGCAGCGGGCCTCCTCGGCGCGCTCGAGCTGGCGATGACCGGAATGGTGATCGGCATCGTCCCCGCCGGGGACGAGTCCGCCGTCGACCGGACGCGCCGCGAGATCGTCGAGCTGGTCTGCGGCGGGCTGCGGCGCCGCTGA